The proteins below come from a single Deinococcus multiflagellatus genomic window:
- a CDS encoding type IV pilin protein: protein MHGRHTQGFTLIELLVVIAIIGVLAALLLPTFSQSQRRPHDVAALQCGRAIITAQTAYKIANQTYATSPGALGADVTEACQGIEVQPYTAGFVAGPAVAGAGTIGANASQYNFWVYSRQGTQSYYTSTGDNLKLSVSHRF, encoded by the coding sequence ATGCATGGACGCCACACCCAGGGCTTCACCCTGATCGAACTGCTGGTGGTCATCGCCATTATTGGCGTGCTGGCTGCGCTCCTGCTCCCGACCTTCAGCCAGTCGCAGCGCCGACCCCACGACGTCGCGGCCCTGCAATGTGGCCGGGCCATCATCACCGCACAGACCGCCTACAAGATTGCCAACCAGACCTACGCCACCTCGCCGGGCGCGCTGGGCGCCGATGTCACTGAAGCCTGCCAGGGCATCGAGGTCCAGCCCTACACGGCCGGCTTCGTGGCGGGCCCTGCGGTGGCCGGTGCCGGCACCATCGGCGCCAATGCCAGCCAGTACAACTTCTGGGTGTACAGCCGGCAGGGCACCCAGTCCTACTACACCAGCACCGGCGACAACCTGAAACTGTCGGTGTCGCACCGGTTCTAG
- a CDS encoding ParB/RepB/Spo0J family partition protein encodes MKGGVSRAAVGAQALLAGLKDAPADAELALSAIEVVPGFNPRRLLGDEAFTPQALQALADNIREFGVLQPVLVRRDRARILLVAGERRLTAAGLAGLKTIPVIYLDVDAQRAEEIAVLENAQREDLDLVTETLVGFKLLARHLQRDEDGVVAYLQDVRKGRRADDLGAETLLRRLYGTGVSVWSLQRARILKMTAAERQAVQRKQLDAKAVGELVRLPEGPARAALLARAVAEGLSARQVQELVRASAAPARRPLDLQAATLRKQLGRVTRLKGDDALRAQQLLEELNALLGPERTRAPQR; translated from the coding sequence CCGACGCGGAGCTGGCCCTGAGCGCCATTGAAGTGGTGCCGGGCTTTAACCCCCGGCGCCTGCTGGGCGACGAGGCGTTTACGCCCCAGGCCCTGCAGGCGCTGGCCGACAACATCCGCGAGTTTGGGGTCCTGCAGCCGGTCCTGGTGCGGCGTGACAGGGCCCGGATTCTGCTGGTGGCTGGGGAACGCCGCCTGACCGCTGCGGGCCTGGCGGGCCTCAAGACCATTCCGGTCATCTACCTGGACGTTGACGCTCAGCGGGCCGAAGAGATTGCGGTGCTGGAGAACGCCCAGCGTGAGGATCTTGACCTCGTCACCGAAACCCTGGTCGGCTTCAAGTTGCTCGCCCGGCACCTGCAGCGGGATGAGGACGGTGTGGTGGCCTACCTGCAGGATGTGCGCAAAGGGCGCCGGGCCGATGACCTGGGGGCCGAGACGCTGCTGCGCCGCCTGTACGGCACCGGCGTGAGCGTCTGGAGCCTTCAGCGGGCCCGCATCCTGAAGATGACGGCCGCCGAGCGTCAGGCGGTGCAGCGCAAGCAGCTGGACGCCAAGGCGGTGGGGGAACTGGTCCGGCTGCCGGAAGGGCCCGCGCGCGCGGCGCTGCTGGCGCGCGCCGTCGCTGAAGGCCTCAGTGCCCGGCAGGTGCAGGAGCTGGTGCGCGCCTCGGCGGCGCCGGCACGCCGCCCTCTGGACCTGCAGGCCGCCACGCTCCGCAAGCAGCTGGGGCGGGTGACGCGGTTGAAGGGCGACGACGCCCTCCGGGCCCAGCAGCTTCTTGAGGAGCTCAATGCCCTGCTGGGCCCGGAGCGAACCCGCGCACCTCAGCGGTAA